One window from the genome of Gemmatimonadota bacterium encodes:
- a CDS encoding ornithine cyclodeaminase family protein, translating to MNLVRLLSRSDMASVLTMPDVIEAVEEGFRSAGERDDVPVRLPVHVADRPSVALFMPAYLAGSNTLGAKVVSAFHDNPARGLPMITGFYVLCDAETGRLIALMDATFLTGIRTAAASAVATKYLARKDSRVLGIIGTGVQGRFHVDAITAVRPIERIVVYNRTPERGRGLADDLASRGMSCRLAETAADCAAEADVLAVCTSSKKPLFDGGLVRPGSHVNAVGVFTADSQELDTGLIQRARVFVDTYEGAFEEAGDIIVPLRAGDISRDHIRAELTELVTGRKEGRTGDGEITVFKSVGYAMEDAVTARLAYERAADSGVGATFDLEA from the coding sequence GTGAACCTGGTACGTCTACTGTCTAGATCGGATATGGCTTCCGTCCTCACCATGCCGGATGTCATCGAAGCCGTGGAAGAGGGGTTTCGGTCCGCGGGCGAGAGAGACGACGTTCCCGTCCGCCTGCCCGTCCACGTAGCGGACCGGCCCTCCGTCGCGCTCTTCATGCCGGCCTACCTAGCTGGATCGAACACGCTGGGCGCCAAGGTCGTTTCCGCGTTCCACGACAATCCTGCCAGGGGCCTTCCGATGATCACGGGATTCTACGTGCTGTGCGACGCGGAGACCGGCCGGCTCATCGCCCTGATGGACGCCACTTTTCTAACCGGAATACGTACGGCGGCCGCGTCCGCAGTGGCCACGAAGTACCTGGCGCGCAAGGATTCAAGGGTACTGGGCATTATCGGGACGGGCGTCCAGGGCCGGTTCCACGTGGACGCGATCACGGCGGTCCGTCCCATAGAACGGATCGTCGTGTACAACCGGACGCCCGAGCGGGGACGCGGCCTCGCGGATGACCTCGCATCCCGGGGGATGTCCTGCCGCCTGGCGGAAACCGCCGCCGACTGCGCGGCCGAAGCGGACGTGCTGGCGGTCTGCACGTCCAGCAAGAAGCCCCTCTTCGACGGCGGCCTGGTTCGTCCCGGCAGCCACGTGAACGCCGTGGGCGTCTTCACCGCCGACTCGCAGGAACTGGATACCGGGTTGATCCAGCGGGCCCGCGTTTTCGTCGATACGTACGAAGGCGCTTTCGAGGAAGCGGGCGACATCATCGTTCCCCTGCGGGCGGGCGACATCTCCAGGGATCACATCCGCGCCGAACTGACCGAACTGGTGACCGGCAGGAAGGAAGGACGAACCGGTGACGGGGAGATCACCGTGTTCAAATCCGTGGGTTACGCCATGGAAGACGCGGTCACCGCGCGGCTGGCCTATGAACGGGCGGCGGATTCGGGGGTCGGCGCAACCTTCGACCTGGAAGCATGA
- a CDS encoding glycosyltransferase family 9 protein yields MKRVLIIRSGAVGDLILTLPVLSALKKRYSGLSIDMMGDPVRLSLLKRCGFVDDVLPVDDRRFTPLFAPPGTQGGTLPGSVPRKLPDHLRRLRSYDLILSYLPDPDGVFVENLRRFASGPVLTGQSRPLDGRRIHMTRVLMDALKPLGIETAVDPPRVGVPSSAAPDDVHRLENVHMLVAIHPGSGGADKCWPAENYGELIDLLTESGFRLVITFGPADHLIRSCLLPWIESRDVLVIEDRSLVEVAALYARCRAMIGNDTGMTHLAAAAGTPVIALFGPTDPAVWGPRGKDVRILWGTDVFDGDVDGIKWKGPFRPRSLDDIDARTPFRTLSGIRAAAGSIRNLIQEIWMVSCKQVEGIPEPMNVEGT; encoded by the coding sequence ATGAAGCGTGTGCTGATCATCCGATCGGGCGCGGTCGGAGACCTGATCCTTACGCTCCCCGTGCTCTCCGCTTTGAAGAAGCGCTATAGCGGCCTGTCCATCGACATGATGGGCGATCCGGTCCGGCTTTCACTGTTGAAGCGCTGCGGGTTCGTGGACGACGTGTTGCCGGTAGACGACCGGAGATTCACCCCCCTGTTCGCACCGCCGGGCACACAGGGCGGCACACTCCCGGGCTCCGTGCCACGGAAGCTGCCCGACCATTTGCGGCGTCTGCGATCCTACGACTTAATACTCTCCTATCTGCCCGATCCTGACGGCGTGTTCGTGGAGAATCTCCGAAGGTTTGCGTCCGGCCCGGTGCTCACAGGACAGTCCCGACCTCTCGACGGCCGAAGAATCCACATGACCCGCGTGTTGATGGATGCACTGAAACCTCTGGGTATCGAGACTGCAGTCGATCCACCCCGGGTCGGAGTTCCGTCAAGCGCCGCCCCGGACGACGTGCACAGACTGGAAAACGTACACATGCTGGTCGCCATTCACCCAGGCAGCGGTGGCGCGGACAAATGCTGGCCGGCGGAAAACTACGGGGAACTGATCGACCTGTTGACCGAATCGGGCTTCAGGCTGGTGATCACCTTCGGTCCGGCGGATCACCTGATCCGTAGTTGCCTGCTGCCCTGGATCGAATCCCGCGATGTCCTGGTCATCGAGGACCGGTCCCTGGTGGAAGTGGCCGCCCTGTATGCCCGGTGCCGGGCCATGATCGGCAACGATACGGGCATGACCCACCTGGCTGCGGCTGCGGGCACGCCGGTCATCGCGCTGTTCGGACCGACTGACCCGGCCGTCTGGGGTCCCCGGGGGAAGGACGTACGCATACTGTGGGGTACCGATGTGTTCGATGGAGACGTGGACGGTATAAAATGGAAGGGGCCGTTCCGCCCGCGAAGCCTGGACGACATTGATGCCAGGACGCCGTTTCGAACCCTGTCGGGAATCCGCGCGGCCGCCGGCTCGATACGTAATTTGATTCAAGAGATTTGGATGGTTTCATGTAAACAGGTTGAAGGTATTCCGGAGCCGATGAATGTTGAAGGCACTTGA
- the glnA gene encoding type I glutamate--ammonia ligase, with protein MNDTSDAAKDYVLHTAQEHNVKIIQLWFTDILGFLKSFSITVEELEDALEDGEVFDGSSIEGFIRHSEEDMIAMPDPSTFQILPWRPDARKSAVGSMFCDILDPDGARPYEGDPRQILRRSLHRAAEHGFTFYVQPELEYYYLKSSEGPPQPLDQGGYFDLTPLDWATDLRRDTVMALEEIGIGVEFSHHEGGPSQSEISLRYTDAMTMADYTMAYRLVVKEVALRHNVYATFMPKPHAGHNGSGMHIHLSLFRGDENAFFDEGMEYHLSDTGRSFVAGLMRHAPETMLVTNQWVNSYKRLIAGYEAPLFVSWALHNRADMIRLPTYNPSKHEAMRVEYRAPDPSCNPYLAFAVILSAGLAGIENGYELSPPAEVDLSSMSQEERRKLGIQPLPKDLNEAIKLAEGSELLVNCLGEEVFDKLIENKQEEWERYRSQVTDYELKTYMSLL; from the coding sequence ATGAACGACACATCGGATGCGGCGAAGGATTACGTCCTCCACACGGCCCAGGAACACAACGTCAAGATCATCCAGTTGTGGTTCACGGACATTCTGGGTTTTCTGAAGAGTTTTTCCATCACCGTGGAGGAACTGGAAGACGCCCTGGAGGACGGCGAAGTCTTCGACGGCTCGTCCATCGAGGGATTCATCCGGCACAGCGAGGAGGACATGATCGCCATGCCGGATCCCAGCACTTTCCAGATCCTGCCGTGGCGCCCGGACGCCCGGAAGAGCGCCGTGGGCAGCATGTTCTGCGATATCCTCGATCCCGACGGCGCAAGGCCCTACGAAGGCGACCCCCGCCAGATCCTGAGAAGGAGCCTCCATCGCGCGGCGGAGCACGGGTTCACCTTCTATGTCCAACCCGAACTGGAATACTACTACCTGAAATCCAGCGAAGGCCCGCCCCAGCCCCTCGACCAGGGCGGCTATTTCGATCTGACGCCCCTGGACTGGGCGACGGACCTGCGGCGCGACACCGTGATGGCCCTCGAAGAGATCGGTATCGGCGTCGAGTTCAGCCACCACGAGGGCGGTCCCAGCCAGAGCGAGATCTCCCTGCGGTATACCGACGCCATGACCATGGCGGACTATACGATGGCCTACCGACTCGTGGTGAAGGAAGTGGCCCTCCGGCACAACGTGTACGCCACCTTCATGCCCAAGCCCCACGCCGGCCACAACGGAAGCGGGATGCATATACACCTGTCGCTTTTCCGCGGCGACGAAAACGCTTTTTTCGACGAAGGCATGGAATACCACCTGTCGGATACGGGCCGGTCCTTCGTCGCCGGGCTGATGCGCCACGCTCCCGAGACCATGCTGGTCACGAACCAGTGGGTCAACTCGTACAAGCGGCTCATCGCCGGCTACGAGGCGCCGCTCTTCGTTTCGTGGGCGTTGCACAACCGGGCGGACATGATCCGGCTGCCTACCTACAACCCCTCGAAACATGAAGCCATGCGCGTGGAGTACCGCGCCCCCGATCCATCCTGCAACCCCTACCTGGCCTTTGCCGTCATCCTCTCCGCGGGCCTGGCGGGCATTGAGAACGGGTACGAACTAAGCCCTCCGGCGGAGGTCGACCTGTCCAGCATGTCCCAGGAAGAACGGCGGAAACTGGGCATACAACCCCTGCCCAAAGATCTGAACGAAGCGATCAAACTGGCGGAAGGAAGCGAGTTGCTGGTGAATTGTCTCGGCGAAGAGGTTTTCGACAAGCTGATTGAGAACAAGCAGGAAGAGTGGGAGCGCTACCGGTCGCAGGTCACCGATTACGAACTAAAAACCTACATGTCCCTGTTGTAG
- a CDS encoding DUF3526 domain-containing protein: MQTKTIKTILLNEWRLLAADRVLRIVLPLFVVLFAYALANGMAWVRFQDHTVQVVRDGNVQRINALEQELAAIEDGAEPSSPFRDPRAANVMGGRQGARSVALDPGPLTALAVGQSDLLPYYYDVSIYTNESTFLQNGEVENPLNLMVGRFDLAFVAIYLLPLLILAMGFNVLSGEREQGTLALTLSQPVSARRFVTAKLAFRAMLVLAAAIGVSLIGILISGGFGSTGPLGRILLWCAALTVYALFWFALTAWVNSLGRSSSWNATVLVGAWLVLVVVLPAAINIAAGLLHPLPSRVEMITAQREASNDAVNRRSELLARYLEDHPELTGGDATDEPNRAALAWAATDAVNQRLEEVSERHRLGRDEQNDLIRRYRFLSPALLLQEMLIDAAGTGDSRFARFQAQVRAYAGQWQSFFVPAILAGEQMSADVLPTLPAFNFVDESLGDVGQRATVPLSALIVLVGLVSAGAWVGLGKVRGTG; the protein is encoded by the coding sequence ATGCAGACCAAGACCATAAAAACCATCCTGCTCAACGAGTGGCGGCTGCTCGCGGCAGACCGAGTCCTGCGGATCGTCCTGCCCCTTTTCGTCGTCCTCTTTGCCTACGCGCTGGCCAACGGCATGGCCTGGGTGCGCTTCCAGGATCACACGGTACAGGTCGTCCGGGACGGGAATGTCCAACGTATCAATGCGTTGGAACAGGAATTGGCCGCCATCGAAGACGGAGCCGAACCGTCCTCCCCCTTCCGCGACCCCCGCGCCGCCAACGTCATGGGTGGCCGCCAGGGCGCCCGGTCCGTCGCGCTGGATCCCGGCCCCTTGACCGCCCTGGCGGTAGGACAAAGCGACCTGCTGCCTTACTACTACGATGTCAGTATCTATACCAACGAATCCACGTTCCTGCAAAACGGCGAGGTGGAGAACCCACTCAATCTCATGGTGGGACGATTCGACCTGGCCTTCGTCGCGATCTACCTGCTGCCCCTGCTCATACTGGCCATGGGTTTCAACGTGCTATCAGGGGAACGCGAACAGGGCACCCTGGCCCTTACGCTTTCTCAGCCCGTATCGGCGCGCCGGTTCGTGACCGCGAAGCTCGCCTTCCGCGCCATGCTGGTCCTGGCCGCGGCCATCGGGGTGTCTTTGATCGGAATACTCATCTCGGGAGGTTTCGGATCTACGGGGCCGCTCGGCAGGATACTTCTGTGGTGCGCGGCGCTGACGGTGTACGCGCTGTTCTGGTTCGCACTCACCGCCTGGGTAAACAGCCTCGGCCGGTCATCCTCCTGGAACGCCACGGTGCTGGTGGGGGCCTGGCTTGTCCTGGTGGTGGTGCTGCCAGCCGCCATCAACATCGCCGCGGGCCTGCTCCATCCGCTCCCGTCGCGGGTGGAGATGATTACTGCCCAGCGCGAAGCCTCAAACGACGCGGTGAACCGCCGCAGCGAACTGCTTGCCCGTTACCTCGAGGACCATCCCGAACTGACCGGTGGAGACGCGACCGATGAACCCAACCGGGCCGCGCTCGCCTGGGCCGCGACAGACGCAGTGAACCAGCGCCTGGAAGAGGTGTCTGAGCGACACAGGTTGGGACGTGACGAGCAGAATGACCTGATCCGCCGCTACCGGTTTCTCTCCCCCGCACTCCTGCTCCAGGAGATGCTGATCGACGCGGCGGGAACGGGTGATTCGCGGTTTGCACGGTTTCAGGCTCAGGTGAGAGCGTACGCCGGTCAGTGGCAGTCGTTCTTCGTACCGGCAATTCTGGCCGGGGAGCAGATGTCGGCCGATGTGCTTCCCACGTTACCGGCTTTCAATTTCGTAGACGAGTCATTAGGCGACGTGGGTCAGCGCGCGACGGTACCGCTATCGGCACTGATCGTATTGGTTGGGCTGGTAAGTGCGGGTGCCTGGGTCGGACTCGGCAAGGTCCGGGGCACAGGTTGA
- a CDS encoding histidine decarboxylase, whose protein sequence is MTTKPAFPDPVADSTVLDERSTARLDALYERLTSLRKVSIGYPCNHRFDFAPLYRFMEFAVNNLGDPFSGSNFRMNTHDFEREVIMTFARLTGIGNEDCWGYVTNGGTEGNMYGLYLAREIYPDGIVYFSEDTHYSVSKILRLQHTRNIMIRSGPTGEMDYRDLEESIRIHRDVPPIVFANAGTTMTGAIDRLDRIREVLERQCTPNAYIHVDAAFSGMILPFVDDPPPWHFGDGADSISISGHKMIGSPLPCGVAMVRKTHMERISRSVEYVGALDTTISGSRNAITPLMLWYALRLHGDEGFRELVGESLRKAAYAEKALNEIGVKAWRNPYSVTVVFPRPPKAIMDKWVLAGSGDIAHLIALPGVSWETLEEFIDDMQRETEKTA, encoded by the coding sequence ATGACCACGAAACCTGCATTCCCTGACCCGGTTGCCGATTCGACCGTGCTCGACGAGCGAAGCACGGCAAGGCTGGATGCGCTCTACGAGCGACTGACCTCCCTCAGGAAAGTGTCCATCGGCTATCCGTGCAATCACCGGTTCGATTTCGCCCCGCTCTACCGTTTCATGGAGTTTGCCGTCAACAACCTGGGCGATCCGTTTTCGGGCAGCAACTTCCGCATGAACACCCACGACTTCGAACGCGAGGTGATCATGACCTTTGCCCGCCTGACGGGGATCGGTAACGAAGATTGCTGGGGTTACGTAACCAACGGCGGGACGGAGGGGAACATGTACGGCCTCTATCTCGCCCGGGAGATCTATCCGGACGGCATCGTCTATTTCTCCGAGGATACGCATTACAGCGTCAGCAAGATACTAAGGCTGCAACATACGCGCAATATTATGATACGAAGCGGCCCTACCGGTGAAATGGACTACCGGGACCTGGAGGAGAGCATCCGGATCCACCGCGATGTGCCGCCCATCGTATTCGCCAATGCCGGCACGACGATGACCGGCGCCATCGACCGGCTGGACCGCATTCGGGAAGTCCTTGAAAGACAATGCACGCCGAACGCGTACATCCATGTCGACGCGGCCTTTTCGGGTATGATCCTGCCGTTCGTGGACGATCCGCCGCCCTGGCACTTCGGCGATGGCGCCGACAGCATTTCCATTTCGGGGCACAAGATGATCGGATCGCCGCTGCCGTGCGGCGTGGCCATGGTAAGGAAGACCCACATGGAACGTATCTCCCGTTCGGTCGAATACGTGGGCGCGCTCGATACCACCATAAGCGGATCCAGAAACGCGATTACACCCCTGATGCTCTGGTATGCCCTGCGTTTGCACGGCGACGAAGGGTTTCGGGAGCTGGTCGGCGAGTCCCTGCGGAAAGCGGCCTATGCGGAAAAGGCGCTGAACGAGATCGGCGTGAAGGCCTGGCGTAATCCATACTCGGTCACGGTCGTCTTTCCCCGGCCGCCGAAGGCCATAATGGACAAATGGGTGCTTGCCGGTTCCGGCGACATAGCGCACCTCATAGCATTGCCCGGCGTTTCCTGGGAAACGCTTGAGGAGTTCATCGACGATATGCAGCGAGAGACCGAGAAAACCGCATGA
- a CDS encoding ABC transporter ATP-binding protein — MKNTSDVLAVDESETPADSAGAALAPVLEARSLSKRYDEVEAVVGLDLRVGPSEIYCLLGPNGAGKTTTIHLFLGFLEPTSGSAHVMGLDVAEEPLKSKTHLAYVPEQVMLYRNLSGLENLAYFAALGGKESLSTDRLTEILGEAGLQADAVHSRVSGYSKGMRQKVGIAIAIAKEADALLLDEPTSGLDPEASNEFSELLEQLKDQGVAVLMATHDLFRAKETGTRVGIMRHGRLVAEMTTDEIGHADLERIYLEHMHD, encoded by the coding sequence ATGAAGAACACGAGCGATGTATTGGCTGTCGATGAATCAGAAACCCCCGCCGATTCGGCAGGCGCCGCGTTGGCGCCCGTACTGGAAGCCCGGTCGCTGTCCAAGCGTTATGATGAAGTAGAAGCGGTTGTCGGCCTGGATCTCCGGGTCGGCCCGTCGGAGATCTACTGCCTCCTGGGCCCGAACGGCGCCGGCAAGACGACGACGATCCATCTTTTCCTGGGGTTTCTGGAGCCGACCTCCGGAAGTGCTCACGTGATGGGTCTTGATGTCGCCGAGGAGCCGCTGAAATCCAAGACACACCTCGCCTACGTTCCCGAGCAGGTCATGCTCTATCGCAACCTGAGCGGCCTGGAAAACCTGGCCTATTTTGCCGCGCTGGGCGGGAAGGAATCCCTGTCGACGGATCGTCTTACCGAGATCCTCGGCGAGGCGGGACTCCAGGCGGATGCGGTCCATTCCCGCGTATCCGGGTATTCCAAGGGCATGAGGCAGAAAGTCGGCATCGCGATCGCCATCGCCAAGGAAGCCGACGCCCTCCTCCTCGACGAACCGACGTCCGGCCTCGATCCCGAGGCTTCGAACGAGTTCTCCGAATTGCTGGAACAACTCAAGGATCAAGGCGTAGCGGTGCTCATGGCGACCCACGACCTCTTTCGCGCGAAGGAAACCGGAACGCGGGTCGGTATCATGCGGCACGGCCGCCTCGTCGCGGAGATGACCACCGACGAAATCGGCCACGCGGATCTCGAACGCATCTACCTCGAACACATGCACGATTAG
- a CDS encoding ABC transporter permease subunit: MIRHIVRKEFMDVVRDGRFRWCAALVGALLLVSLGTGWVQARNAQKELAAAQATARDHWESQGEKNPHSAAHYGVYAFKPRLALSFVDEGVDSYTGTSVFLEAHRQNDFLLRPAQDATPAQRIGALTAAQVLQHLVPLLIILLTFGALAGERERGTLRQLLATGVGRLELAMGKALGASAALALLLVPAAVVGAAAIIVGSPGPATSPLVRGAVLAGIYLAYFATFIGLSLAVSARAPSARTALVVLLAVWVVNGLVAPRVAVDLSKWLYPTPSAIEFAHTLEQEMASGIEGVDRPDRAVVTQNLLAQYEVERAEDLPINAIGVFLQESERFGDQIFDRNYGALWDTFERQGYVHEALAVTAPLLAVRTLSMGLAGTDVEQHRHFASAAEQYRRDLVERLNGELTENSRTGEVYLASADLWSQTPPFRYDAPEVSWVLKNRALSLLMLGLWLAGAFVVVRYAVRRAEVA, from the coding sequence ATGATCAGGCATATCGTCCGAAAGGAATTCATGGACGTGGTGCGGGACGGCCGTTTCCGCTGGTGCGCCGCCCTGGTAGGCGCCCTGCTCCTGGTTTCGCTGGGAACGGGATGGGTCCAGGCGCGCAATGCGCAGAAGGAACTCGCCGCCGCACAGGCAACCGCCCGCGATCACTGGGAATCACAGGGTGAGAAGAACCCCCACTCCGCGGCCCACTACGGTGTATACGCGTTCAAACCCCGGCTGGCGCTGTCCTTCGTCGATGAAGGAGTGGATTCCTATACGGGAACGTCCGTGTTCCTGGAGGCCCACAGGCAGAACGATTTCCTGTTGCGTCCCGCACAGGACGCGACCCCCGCGCAGCGCATTGGCGCGTTGACGGCGGCGCAGGTCCTTCAGCACCTGGTACCGCTTCTTATCATCCTGTTGACCTTTGGAGCACTCGCCGGCGAGCGGGAGCGTGGCACGCTGCGGCAACTCCTGGCTACGGGCGTCGGACGCCTCGAACTCGCCATGGGCAAGGCCCTCGGCGCGTCGGCCGCCCTGGCGCTGCTCCTGGTACCCGCGGCAGTCGTAGGCGCGGCCGCCATTATCGTAGGAAGCCCCGGACCGGCGACGTCCCCGCTGGTACGCGGCGCCGTGCTTGCCGGAATCTACCTGGCCTATTTCGCCACGTTCATAGGGTTGTCCCTCGCCGTCTCGGCCCGGGCCCCTTCGGCACGGACCGCACTGGTCGTCTTGCTGGCCGTCTGGGTAGTGAACGGACTCGTGGCACCCCGCGTCGCGGTGGATCTCTCGAAATGGCTGTACCCGACGCCCTCCGCGATTGAGTTCGCCCACACCCTTGAACAGGAGATGGCCAGCGGCATAGAGGGCGTTGACCGCCCCGACCGGGCCGTCGTGACGCAGAACCTGCTGGCGCAGTACGAGGTGGAGCGGGCAGAAGACCTCCCGATCAACGCGATAGGCGTCTTCCTGCAGGAAAGCGAGAGATTCGGCGACCAGATCTTCGACCGGAACTACGGCGCTCTTTGGGACACCTTCGAGCGCCAGGGATATGTACATGAAGCGCTCGCGGTGACGGCACCCCTGCTGGCGGTCAGGACGCTCTCCATGGGCCTGGCCGGTACCGATGTCGAACAGCACCGCCACTTCGCCTCCGCCGCGGAGCAATACCGGAGGGATCTGGTGGAGCGCCTGAACGGCGAGTTGACCGAAAACTCCCGTACTGGTGAAGTCTACCTCGCCTCCGCCGATCTCTGGTCGCAGACGCCGCCCTTCCGGTACGACGCGCCGGAAGTGTCGTGGGTCCTGAAGAACCGGGCCCTTTCGCTCCTGATGCTCGGACTGTGGCTGGCCGGTGCGTTTGTGGTGGTCAGGTACGCCGTTCGCCGTGCGGAGGTGGCCTGA